The Verrucomicrobiota bacterium sequence TATTGGCCGGATCAAACCTTCCAAGGGCTGCGGTAATCGCGCGTCAGCCATTTGGGATCGCTGGTGCTATCCGCGAACGCGAGCTTCTTGGGATCCCACTTGATCTTCTTGTTGTTGTAGTAGGCCTGGTTCATCAGGTGGCAGCAGATGGCTGAGCGGGCGCCGACCTGTTCGCTGGTGATCGGTTTCTTGCGGGACTTCACGCAGTCCATGAAATCAGCGATGTGGTTCTTGCTTTCGTAAAGCTTGATCTTGGCGTCCTTGAGGAACTCCTTTTCAGCAATTTGAACCTGGGCCGTGCAAGAGGTGTCTTTGTCTTCCTTGCCTTTATAGGAGGCGATGGTCTTGCCCTGGCGAACCACCACGAACTTACCGCGGTTGACCATGACTTCGCCCTCGCTGCCGAAAAAGTGCACGCCGAAACCATCCGCGTGCTTGACCGTGATGCCGTTGGCATAAACCAACGTCGCGCCGCGCTTGGCCCCGGCCTGCTCCGGCGGCAAGGCTTCCACCGGGCCGCTGGCGTCCATGCCCAGGCCCCATTGCGCGATATCGAGATGGTGCGCGCCCCAGTCCGTGACCATGCCGCCGCCAAATTCCCGATAGGTGCGCCAGTGCGGGAAATGGTTATGGATGCCGCGCGGACTCAAGGTGGAGTTATAGGGCCGCATGGGGGCCGGGCCAACCCATAGGTTCCAGTCCAGCCCCGGTTCTGCGGCTTCTTCCGGCAGATCGCACGGCACCCCGGGATCGCCAAACTGGCATTCGACGCGGCTGATCTTGCCGATGGCGCCGTTCTGCACCAACTCGCAGGCGATGCGGAATTCCTTGCTGGACCGCTGCATGGAGCCGGTCTGCAACACGCGCTTGTTGGCATCCACGGCGCTGAGCAGCGTGATGGATTCGTGCAGGTTGTGCGTGAGCGGTTTTTCGCAATAGACATCCTTGCCGGCGGTGAGCGCGGCCATGACGATGACGGTGTGCCAGTGGTCCGGCGTGGCAACGCAGACGGCATCAATATCCTTGCGGGCCATCAGTTCGCGGAAATCGTTGTACGATGCGCAGGCGCTCCCCTGTTCACCCTTCTTGCCGTAATTTTCGTCCACGCGTTTTTTGGCGGCTTCGCGGCGGGTGGTGTCCACGTCACACACGGCCAGCACTTTGGTTTCCTGGGAGAGGAAACCGCCCAACAAACCTTGCGCCTGTTTGCCCAAGCCGACGAAGCCCATCGTCAGTTTGCTGTTGGGTTTGGTATCCGCCGCCCAGATGCCAGAGGGCAGGATAAAGGGAACGCTGAGGGCAGCGGAGGTTTGGAAGAATGAACGACGTGAGAGTTGCATAGGGTTATTACTGGTTGGTTTAGTTGTTGTTCCGGGTTGCGTTTGGGAGACAGGCCACATACCGGGCCAACACCGCGCGCTGGCACCACCCGGTGCTGCAAGAGTTCGTGCTCGCAGTGTTTTCCATCGGCTCTAAATTTAAAGTCATGGCTGTCACGCGAAGGAGACTACTCCCCTTCCATTGGAAATGTCAAAACCTGAAAACGGAAACAGTCAGCGGCGGTGCAACCCTGGATAACGGATCGAGTCCGTTTTTTTGGATGGCAAAATTTTGAACCGGCATTATTGTATTCAGAAACCGTCAAAGCACAGTGGGACGGGCGCAGTCGTAATCAGCGCCATAAGCGATTTTAAACGAACAAGCCAATGAGACCGGGCGGCATAAAACAGGGGAGCCTGATTTTTGGATGGATGCTGGCAGCAGGGGTGACTCT is a genomic window containing:
- a CDS encoding Gfo/Idh/MocA family oxidoreductase, which encodes MQLSRRSFFQTSAALSVPFILPSGIWAADTKPNSKLTMGFVGLGKQAQGLLGGFLSQETKVLAVCDVDTTRREAAKKRVDENYGKKGEQGSACASYNDFRELMARKDIDAVCVATPDHWHTVIVMAALTAGKDVYCEKPLTHNLHESITLLSAVDANKRVLQTGSMQRSSKEFRIACELVQNGAIGKISRVECQFGDPGVPCDLPEEAAEPGLDWNLWVGPAPMRPYNSTLSPRGIHNHFPHWRTYREFGGGMVTDWGAHHLDIAQWGLGMDASGPVEALPPEQAGAKRGATLVYANGITVKHADGFGVHFFGSEGEVMVNRGKFVVVRQGKTIASYKGKEDKDTSCTAQVQIAEKEFLKDAKIKLYESKNHIADFMDCVKSRKKPITSEQVGARSAICCHLMNQAYYNNKKIKWDPKKLAFADSTSDPKWLTRDYRSPWKV